From Marmota flaviventris isolate mMarFla1 chromosome X, mMarFla1.hap1, whole genome shotgun sequence, the proteins below share one genomic window:
- the Rtl3 gene encoding retrotransposon Gag-like protein 3, with amino-acid sequence MVEDLAASYIALKLENEILQAQVQRLMEENAALQAQIPELQRACAAKGDEPLQKPSEAQEPQKSPEPQALPATWGFQESPEIQEPQESPEARAPQATWGFQEPPEIKEPQESPETSAPPATYGFQEPSEIKEPQEPPEALAPPATWECREPPETKESQESPEIKELQKSPEPLDTPAVWELQEPSGNEEPQGPTEPQELTTWKPTAFQEPQEAQKPWEPSGTQDTSASQEPQNSEPPYAPSAEESQEAPQCQKTSAHLELLELPAPQEPLEPRVPQEPLDPSDTQEFLELPAPPQESLEGLIVVDTSATSEFPQASSGLEVAAFPLEYPLAFNGDAQKLPEFLIQLSSYMRIRGHLYPTEAALVSFIGNRFSGEAGRWFQPLLDIQSPLLEQFESFLQVLLDTFDNPENLEDANYHTRQLCQGEGSLHQYATHFHLIAQDLNWDESTLCIQFQEGLASSILNELCLTSSVTSLSNLITQCISLEEKLSGEADPNPPGASPSKDRDRLESPPAENQPAQAVGNRPHLSEAERARRREGHLCLYCGHPGHFARDCPVKPQRAQQAGNIEARR; translated from the coding sequence ATGGTAGAGGACTTAGCTGCCTCCTATATTGCTCTGAAATTGGAGAACGAAATTCTGCAGGCCCAAGTGCAGCGTCTGATGGAAGAAAATGCTGCCCTCCAGGCCCAGATCCCAGAGCTCCAGAGAGCCTGTGCAGCCAAAGGGGATGAACCCCTCCAAAAGCCCTCCGAGGCCCAGGAGCCACAGAAGTCCCCAGAGCCCCAGGCTCTCCCAGCAACCTGGGGATTCCAAGAGTCCCCAGAGATCCAGGAGCCCCAGGAGTCCCCAGAGGCACGGGCTCCCCAAGCAACCTGGGGGTTCCAAGAGCCCCCAGAGATCAAGGAGCCCCAGGAGTCCCCAGAGACCTCAGCTCCCCCAGCAACCTACGGGTTCCAAGAGCCCTCAGAGATCAAGGAGCCCCAGGAGCCCCCAGAGGCCTTGGCTCCCCCAGCAACCTGGGAGTGCCGAGAGCCCCCAGAGACCAAGGAGTCCCAGGAGTCCCCAGAGATCAAGGAACTCCAGAAGTCCCCAGAGCCCTTGGATACCCCAGCAGTCTGGGAACTCCAAGAGCCCTCAGGGAATGAGGAGCCCCAGGGACCCACAGAGCCCCAGGAGCTCACTACCTGGAAGCCCACAGCATTCCAGGAGCCCCAGGAGGCCCAGAAGCCCTGGGAGCCCTCAGGCACCCAGGATACCTCAGCGTCCCAGGAGCCCCAGAATTCAGAACCCCCATATGCCCCAAGTGCTGAGGAATCCCAGGAGGCACCACAATGCCAGAAGACCTCAGCACACCTGGAGCTCCTTGAGCTTCCAGCTCCCCAGGAGCCTCTGGAGCCTCGGGTGCCCCAGGAGCCCCTGGATCCTTCAGATACCCAGGAGTTCCTAGAACTCCCAGCACCACCCCAGGAGTCCCTGGAAGGCTTAATAGTGGTGGATACATCAGCCACCTCAGAGTTCCCTCAGGCCTCCAGTGGGTTAGAGGTTGCTGCTTTCCCCCTAGAATATCCTTTAGCCTTCAATGGGGATGCCCAGAAGCTTCCTGAGTTCCTGATCCAACTGAGTAGTTACATGAGAATCAGAGGGCACCTGTATCCCACGGAAGCAGCCCTGGTGAGCTTTATTGGCAATCGCTTCTCAGGTGAGGCAGGAAGGTGGTTTCAGCCCTTGCTGGATATACAAAGCCCCCTGCTGGAGCAATTTGAAAGTTTCTTACAAGTGCTCCTGGATACTTTCGACAATCCAGAAAACCTGGAAGATGCCAACTACCACACCCGTCAGCTGTGCCAAGGGGAGGGATCTCTCCACCAGTATGCAACCCATTTCCACCTTATTGCTCAAGATTTGAACTGGGATGAAAGCACTCTCTGCATCCAATTTCAAGAAGGGCTTGCCAGTTCTATCCTGAATGAGCTGTGTCTCACAAGTTCAGTCACCAGCCTATCTAATCTGATCACTCAATGTATCAGTCTGGAAGAGAAGCTGAGTGGTGAGGCTGATCCCAACCCACCAGGGGCAAGCCCTTCCAAAGATAGAGATAGGCTTGAGAGTCCACCAGCTGAAAATCAGCCTGCGCAAGCTGTGGGTAATCGTCCACACCTCAGTGAAGCTGAACGGGCCCGCCGCCGTGAAGGCCACTTGTGCCTCTACTGTGGCCATCCTGGTCATTTCGCCAGAGATTGCCCTGTCAAGCCACAACGTGCTCAGCAGGCGGGAAACATCGAGGCCCGGCGGTAA